In Streptomyces sp. NBC_00878, a single window of DNA contains:
- a CDS encoding LuxR family transcriptional regulator, with protein MKALYAWCQRGSALSVILEGGVGCGKTRILDLFAQYCAEQGATVLTIPRTAPAGEAATAHDVEDFVDRLEDLSRDAPIVVCRDDPQGQDEHGTRLLLDALRRLGNRRVMLVLTLLPFGGAFAPALHRDLLRQPHVHWVRLRPLTVEQGHELWTWLRGSSSLDSVEEALTASGGNPLLLRALSEELRMALSMAQWPQPHGLFVQEAVDCARDSGPLALKVAAGMAVLGEFSDPDSLAAVLRLSPTAIDYGRNLLDAAGLVRGWHIRHPLVAAGILEHVGEAQRAGLDAEAGELLYRRGTGATELARLLLRTRAVGGTWQAAVLERAAAEALDEDDARFADDCLALAQEDTTDCRDFVRLVLKRYVLSMRTEPWTAAPRFLDQSMREPCPHGHEPCHARSVLRARLLLECGRMEEGVTVLRSTFPQAEDAHIGCHDPESDNWPWLFQVVPGLCDTSSLGPGAGQSLTDLLKFDFCLSRLSARSPETHDAEEHLRTLALGDTTFPLIVSALICLSRGRPHLADAWAAHFIREATERGVEGWRQIFTGVRAEVALVRGRLTEAETYARDVLAAGTGEPSYWLYGSPLAVLIDVCVATGRYEEATRLLDRPLPDDFAQSVFSFSYLQARGHFLAGIDRPHLALSDFLTIGKCAERWLLPDWFEPAWRIDAAETWLRIGNDQECAHLLAAHEARASDNTGMLFPGQWLRVRARLAGQQERPVLLSHAVERLREISGGWVLADALADLAEAYQDLGQTGPAELVLREAGQLAEESRCGALLERIAALTVGDRPAHRVLHGPRSLNPAAKLSESELRVAVLAARGSTNREISEELFITVSTVEQHLTRVYRKLDITSRQELPLYVKEALREAA; from the coding sequence ATGAAAGCCCTGTATGCCTGGTGCCAGCGCGGCAGCGCACTGAGCGTCATTCTGGAGGGCGGCGTCGGTTGCGGGAAGACCCGCATCCTCGACCTGTTCGCCCAGTACTGCGCCGAACAGGGGGCGACCGTCCTCACGATCCCCCGCACGGCGCCGGCAGGGGAAGCGGCCACGGCCCACGACGTCGAGGACTTCGTCGACCGACTGGAAGACCTGTCCCGCGACGCACCCATCGTCGTGTGCCGTGACGACCCACAGGGCCAGGACGAACACGGCACCCGTCTCCTCCTCGACGCGCTGCGGCGCCTGGGCAACAGGCGGGTGATGCTGGTCCTCACCCTGCTGCCGTTCGGCGGCGCCTTCGCCCCCGCCCTCCACCGCGACCTGCTGCGCCAGCCCCATGTCCACTGGGTCCGGCTGCGCCCGCTGACCGTGGAGCAGGGCCACGAACTGTGGACCTGGCTGCGCGGCAGCTCCTCCCTGGACAGCGTCGAGGAGGCGTTGACCGCCAGCGGCGGCAATCCCCTCCTGCTGCGCGCCCTGTCCGAGGAACTGCGCATGGCGCTGTCCATGGCCCAGTGGCCCCAACCGCACGGCCTCTTCGTCCAGGAGGCCGTCGACTGCGCGCGCGACAGCGGACCGCTCGCCCTGAAGGTCGCCGCCGGTATGGCCGTGCTCGGCGAGTTCTCCGACCCCGACAGCCTGGCCGCCGTCCTGCGGCTGAGTCCCACCGCGATCGACTACGGCCGCAATCTGCTGGACGCGGCCGGGCTGGTCCGCGGTTGGCACATCCGCCACCCGCTGGTCGCCGCCGGAATCCTCGAACACGTCGGGGAGGCGCAGCGGGCCGGCCTCGACGCCGAGGCCGGCGAACTGCTGTACCGACGCGGCACCGGCGCCACCGAACTGGCCCGCCTGCTCCTGCGGACCCGCGCCGTCGGCGGCACCTGGCAGGCCGCGGTTCTGGAACGCGCCGCAGCCGAGGCGCTCGACGAGGACGACGCCCGCTTCGCCGACGACTGCTTAGCCCTGGCCCAGGAAGACACCACGGACTGCCGGGACTTCGTCCGCCTGGTGCTGAAACGCTACGTCCTGAGCATGCGCACCGAACCCTGGACAGCCGCTCCCAGATTCCTCGACCAGTCGATGCGAGAGCCCTGCCCCCACGGCCACGAACCCTGTCACGCCCGCAGTGTCCTACGCGCCCGGCTGCTGCTCGAATGCGGCCGGATGGAGGAGGGCGTCACGGTCCTCCGGTCCACATTCCCGCAGGCCGAGGACGCCCACATCGGATGCCACGACCCGGAGAGCGACAACTGGCCCTGGCTCTTCCAAGTTGTCCCCGGCCTCTGCGACACCTCGTCCCTCGGTCCCGGCGCCGGACAGTCCCTGACGGATCTGCTGAAGTTCGACTTCTGCCTCAGCCGACTGAGCGCCCGCAGCCCCGAGACGCACGACGCGGAGGAACACCTGCGCACCCTCGCGCTCGGCGACACCACCTTCCCACTGATCGTTTCCGCGCTGATCTGCCTGAGCCGGGGACGCCCCCACCTCGCCGACGCGTGGGCCGCGCACTTCATCCGCGAGGCCACCGAACGCGGCGTCGAGGGCTGGCGGCAGATCTTCACCGGCGTCCGCGCCGAGGTCGCGCTCGTCCGCGGCCGGCTCACCGAGGCCGAGACCTACGCCCGCGACGTCCTCGCGGCCGGCACCGGCGAACCCAGCTACTGGCTCTACGGCAGCCCCCTCGCCGTCCTCATCGACGTCTGCGTCGCCACCGGCCGCTACGAGGAGGCCACCCGGCTGCTCGACCGGCCACTGCCGGACGACTTCGCGCAGAGCGTCTTCTCCTTTTCCTACCTGCAAGCCCGCGGTCACTTCCTGGCCGGCATCGATCGCCCCCACCTCGCGCTCTCGGACTTCCTCACGATCGGCAAGTGCGCCGAGCGCTGGCTGCTGCCCGACTGGTTCGAGCCCGCCTGGCGCATCGACGCGGCCGAGACCTGGCTCAGGATCGGCAACGACCAGGAGTGCGCCCACCTGCTCGCCGCGCACGAAGCCCGCGCTTCCGACAACACCGGCATGCTCTTTCCCGGACAGTGGCTCAGGGTCCGGGCCCGGCTCGCCGGACAGCAGGAACGTCCTGTCCTGCTCAGCCACGCCGTCGAGCGGCTGCGGGAGATCAGCGGCGGCTGGGTGCTGGCCGACGCCCTGGCCGACCTCGCCGAGGCGTACCAGGACCTCGGCCAGACCGGCCCGGCCGAACTCGTCCTGCGCGAGGCCGGACAACTCGCCGAGGAGTCCCGCTGCGGTGCCCTGCTCGAACGCATCGCCGCCCTGACCGTCGGCGACCGCCCCGCCCACCGCGTCCTGCACGGCCCCCGGTCCCTGAACCCGGCCGCCAAACTCAGCGAGTCGGAGCTGCGCGTCGCCGTCCTCGCGGCCCGGGGCTCCACCAACCGCGAGATCTCCGAGGAACTCTTCATCACGGTCAGCACCGTCGAACAGCACCTCACCAGGGTCTACCGCAAGCTCGACATCACCTCCCGGCAGGAACTCCCGCTCTACGTCAAGGAAGCCTTACGCGAAGCGGCCTGA